One region of Culex pipiens pallens isolate TS chromosome 2, TS_CPP_V2, whole genome shotgun sequence genomic DNA includes:
- the LOC120422215 gene encoding alanine--glyoxylate aminotransferase 2, mitochondrial isoform X2 → MLLKKLPLSAPPSLGAVRRCLSAQPSTSLKESPELPKTGHEPQVYTTHSYDKITNLRKQYLTPNVTSYYKKPLLIHKGSMQWLFDHEGRRYLDMFGGIVTVSVGHCHPKVNAALEEQMNTLWHTTNIYMHPKIHEYAEKLLSKMPGDLKNVYFVNSGSEANDLAMMIARLYSGNQEIISFRNAYHGASPYTMGLTAHSTWRYPLPGVSNGMIHAMNPDPYSGIWGGKNCRDSPIQTNRHCDCPADQCLASGKYYNELEQVFKYSLPRGKVAAMFAESIQGVGGTVQYPKGYIKRAAELVRANGGLFVADEVQSGFARTGEHYWGFEGHDIVPDIVTMAKGIGNGFPIGAVVTSRKVAEVLSQALHFNTYGGNPLASAVGIAVLDVIDEEGLQKNALDVGTYLLKGLDKLRDKYDVIGDVRGKGLMIGVELVSDRETRQHLSAPHFVEIWEMCKDMGVLFGRGGLNANVLRIKPPMCLTKEDVDFALQVLDVALERHSESSQKLI, encoded by the exons CTCCCCCCTCTCTGGGCGCGGTCCGACGCTGCCTCTCGGCCCAGCCCAGCACCAGCCTGAAGGAATCTCCCGAGCTGCCCAAAACGGGCCACGAACCGCAGGTGTACACCACCCACAGCTACGACAAGATCACCAACCTGCGCAAGCAATACCTGACGCCGAATGTGACGTCGTACTACAAGAAGCCACTGCTGATCCACAAGGGCAGCATGCAGTGGCTGTTCGATCACGAGGGTCGCCGCTACCTGGACATGTTTGGCGGAATTGTTACGGTGTCGGTGGGGCATTGTCATCC CAAAGTCAACGCGGCACTGGAGGAGCAGATGAACACGCTGTGGCACACGACCAACATCTACATGCACCCCAAGATCCACGAGTACGCGGAGAAGCTGCTGTCGAAGATGCCCGGCGATTTGAAGAACGTTTACTTTGTCAACTCCGGCTCGGAGGCGAACGATCTCGCGATGATGATCGCTCGGCTGTACTCGGGAAATCAGGAGATCATCAGCTTCCGGAACGCGTACCACGGAGCTTCGCCGTACACGATGGGACTGACTGCGCACTCGACGTGGCGTTATCCGCTGCCGGGAGTTAGCAATGGGATGATCCACGCCATGAACCCGGACCCGTACAGTGGGATCTGGGGAGGAAAGAACTGTCGAGATTCGCCGATACAAACTAATAGGCACTGTGACTGTCCGGCGGACCAGTGTCTTGCTTCGGGCAAATATTACAACGAGCTGGAGCAGGTCTTCAAGTACTCGCTGCCCCGCGGGAAGGTCGCGGCCATGTTTGCGGAATCGATTCAGGGAGTGGGCGGAACTGTGCAGTATCCGAAGGGGTACATTAAGCGAGCTGCCGAGTTGGTCCGTGCCAACGGAGGGTTGTTCGTGGCGGACGAGGTTCAGTCCGGGTTTGCGCGGACAGGGGAGCACTACTGGGGCTTCGAGGGACACGATATCGTGCCGGATATTGTGACGATGGCGAAGGGCATCGGCAATGGGTTCCCGATTGGAGCGGTGGTGACTTCAAGGAAGGTCGCCGAGGTGCTTTCTCAGGCGTTGCATTTCAACACGTACGGAGGTAATCCGTTGGCGAGTGCGGTGGGAATCGCTGTGCTGGAT gtgaTCGACGAGGAAGGACTCCAGAAGAATGCCCTTGACGTTGGTACCTATTTGCTGAAAGGACTGGACAAGCTGCGCGACAAGTACGACGTCATTGGAGATGTACGAGGAAAG GGCCTCATGATCGGCGTCGAACTGGTGTCGGATCGCGAAACTCGTCAACATCTGAGCGCCCCTCACTTTGTCGAGATCTGGGAGATGTGCAAGGACATGGGCGTTCTGTTTGGACGAGGAGGCCTCAACGCTAAC GTACTTAGAATTAAACCACCGATGTGTCTAACCAAAGAAGATGTGGACTTTGCACTGCAAGTGCTAGATGTGGCTCTGGAACGTCACTCCGAGAGTTCCCAGAAACTAATCTGA
- the LOC120422215 gene encoding alanine--glyoxylate aminotransferase 2, mitochondrial isoform X1: protein MLLKKLPLSAPPSLGAVRRCLSAQPSTSLKESPELPKTGHEPQVYTTHSYDKITNLRKQYLTPNVTSYYKKPLLIHKGSMQWLFDHEGRRYLDMFGGIVTVSVGHCHPKVNAALEEQMNTLWHTTNIYMHPKIHEYAEKLLSKMPGDLKNVYFVNSGSEANDLAMMIARLYSGNQEIISFRNAYHGASPYTMGLTAHSTWRYPLPGVSNGMIHAMNPDPYSGIWGGKNCRDSPIQTNRHCDCPADQCLASGKYYNELEQVFKYSLPRGKVAAMFAESIQGVGGTVQYPKGYIKRAAELVRANGGLFVADEVQSGFARTGEHYWGFEGHDIVPDIVTMAKGIGNGFPIGAVVTSRKVAEVLSQALHFNTYGGNPLASAVGIAVLDVIDEEGLQKNALDVGTYLLKGLDKLRDKYDVIGDVRGKGLMIGVELVSDRETRQHLSAPHFVEIWEMCKDMGVLFGRGGLNANVLRLKPPLCVTRSDAEYALTVIDFACETFLKKRKRGCRKN, encoded by the exons CTCCCCCCTCTCTGGGCGCGGTCCGACGCTGCCTCTCGGCCCAGCCCAGCACCAGCCTGAAGGAATCTCCCGAGCTGCCCAAAACGGGCCACGAACCGCAGGTGTACACCACCCACAGCTACGACAAGATCACCAACCTGCGCAAGCAATACCTGACGCCGAATGTGACGTCGTACTACAAGAAGCCACTGCTGATCCACAAGGGCAGCATGCAGTGGCTGTTCGATCACGAGGGTCGCCGCTACCTGGACATGTTTGGCGGAATTGTTACGGTGTCGGTGGGGCATTGTCATCC CAAAGTCAACGCGGCACTGGAGGAGCAGATGAACACGCTGTGGCACACGACCAACATCTACATGCACCCCAAGATCCACGAGTACGCGGAGAAGCTGCTGTCGAAGATGCCCGGCGATTTGAAGAACGTTTACTTTGTCAACTCCGGCTCGGAGGCGAACGATCTCGCGATGATGATCGCTCGGCTGTACTCGGGAAATCAGGAGATCATCAGCTTCCGGAACGCGTACCACGGAGCTTCGCCGTACACGATGGGACTGACTGCGCACTCGACGTGGCGTTATCCGCTGCCGGGAGTTAGCAATGGGATGATCCACGCCATGAACCCGGACCCGTACAGTGGGATCTGGGGAGGAAAGAACTGTCGAGATTCGCCGATACAAACTAATAGGCACTGTGACTGTCCGGCGGACCAGTGTCTTGCTTCGGGCAAATATTACAACGAGCTGGAGCAGGTCTTCAAGTACTCGCTGCCCCGCGGGAAGGTCGCGGCCATGTTTGCGGAATCGATTCAGGGAGTGGGCGGAACTGTGCAGTATCCGAAGGGGTACATTAAGCGAGCTGCCGAGTTGGTCCGTGCCAACGGAGGGTTGTTCGTGGCGGACGAGGTTCAGTCCGGGTTTGCGCGGACAGGGGAGCACTACTGGGGCTTCGAGGGACACGATATCGTGCCGGATATTGTGACGATGGCGAAGGGCATCGGCAATGGGTTCCCGATTGGAGCGGTGGTGACTTCAAGGAAGGTCGCCGAGGTGCTTTCTCAGGCGTTGCATTTCAACACGTACGGAGGTAATCCGTTGGCGAGTGCGGTGGGAATCGCTGTGCTGGAT gtgaTCGACGAGGAAGGACTCCAGAAGAATGCCCTTGACGTTGGTACCTATTTGCTGAAAGGACTGGACAAGCTGCGCGACAAGTACGACGTCATTGGAGATGTACGAGGAAAG GGCCTCATGATCGGCGTCGAACTGGTGTCGGATCGCGAAACTCGTCAACATCTGAGCGCCCCTCACTTTGTCGAGATCTGGGAGATGTGCAAGGACATGGGCGTTCTGTTTGGACGAGGAGGCCTCAACGCTAAC GTCCTCCGCCTGAAGCCCCCGCTTTGTGTGACGCGCAGTGACGCCGAGTACGCCCTAACTGTGATAGATTTTGCCTGCGAGACATTCCTGAAGAAGCGGAAGCGGGGCTGCCGGAAGAACTAG
- the LOC120422216 gene encoding protein amnionless has product MKTCTICLVLLFSSCNATVSKVWRHNLNYDNPLNWQSQRVPQPGRDVYLPAKLNSIVKLPTTVNVASITLPLKGALLIPDSDFSMVFQSGHRSQDSASFNAPPRRPYYSTSNWRTFTDPGSKELQHNSAIPHTERIPCQYETANFPDAPGPVDLQYHEAIELKDVVFGSAQGLDEFRAFLPTELGQMVFLNADETITREGKCSNPDKCKCQPDWITNGGVICDNEVCPIPRCVDPIVPSGHCCAVCGSMLTMDLTNFDGHFVKKVFVEKLDQKIKLSDVDISTIDYHVGIQNDALQLVILDKEEYDGRSVQLMKSLDPFFVKNFRDGHIVLSAGHPYMPYESGQLFFAVFFSLLVVSIFFTTLYVYYYDDSVVPRVTAMIRSRRFFTSPFVFARFDPNRENGESTLDINFAAPSGIENLNSSFNNPMFDEGATAGGSPGEEKGPVDEQPYVDVELKSQD; this is encoded by the exons ATGAAAACTTGTACTATTTGCCTGGTTCTACTGTTCAGTTCTTGTAACGCAACGGTCTCCAAAGTATGGAGACACAACTTAAACTACGACAATCCTCTGAACTGGCAATCGCAAAGAGTTCCTCAACCTGGACGAGATGTCTACCTTCCGGCAAAGCTGAACTCCATCGTGAAACTTCCCACTACCGTCAACGTGGCCTCGATAACCCTCCCCCTGAAAGGGGCACTACTCATCCCGGACAGCGACTTCTCGATGGTGTTCCAAAGTGGCCATAGATCTCAGGATTCTGCGAGTTTCAACGCACCACCCCGAAGACCGTACTACTCGACCTCAAATTGGCGCACCTTTACCGATCCAGGTAGCAAAGAACTGCAGCACAACAGTGCCATCCCACATACGGAACGTATTCCGTGCCAGTACGAGACAGCCAACTTCCCGGACGCTCCAGGTCCCGTTGACCTCCAATACCACGAAGCTATCGAGCTTAAAGACGTCGTTTTCGGTAGTGCGCAAGGATTGGACGAGTTTCGCGCCTTCCTGCCCACCGAACTGGGCCAGATGGTCTTCCTGAACGCCGATGAAACCATTACGAGGGAGGGCAAGTGTTCAAACCCGGACAAGTGCAAATGCCAACCGGATTGGATCACGAATGGTGGCGTCATCTGCGACAACGAGGTGTGTCCGATTCCGCGCTGCGTCGATCCGATCGTACCCAGCGGTCACTGCTGTGCCGTTTGTGGCAGTATGCTGACGATGGATTTGACCAACTTTGACGGTCACTTTGTGAAGAAGGTCTTTGTCGAAAAGTTGGACCAGAAGATCAAGCTGTCCGATGTGGACATTTCAACGATTGATTACCACGTGGGTATCCAGAACGATGCCCTTCAGTTGGTTATCCTGGATAAGGAAGAGTACGATGGAAGAAGCGTTCAGTTGATGAAGAGTTTGGATCCGTTCTTCGTTAAGAACTTCCGCGACG GTCACATCGTGCTCAGCGCAGGACACCCCTACATGCCGTACGAAAGTGGCCAACTATTCTTCGCCGTGTTCTTCTCCCTCCTCGTGGTCTCGATCTTCTTCACCACCCTGTACGTCTACTACTACGATGACAGCGTGGTCCCCCGGGTTACGGCCATGATCCGCAGCAGGCGATTCTTCACGTCACCGTTCGTATTTGCGAGATTCGATCCGAACCGCGAGAACGGGGAATCGACGCTGGATATCAACTTTGCCGCCCCGTCCGGCATCGAGAATCTCAACTCTTCGTTCAACAATCCGATGTTTGATGAGGGTGCGACGGCGGGAGGGTCTCCGGGGGAGGAAAAAGGTCCGGTTGATGAGCAGCCATACGTGGATGTTGAGTTGAAGAGTCAAGATTGA